In Alkalibacter saccharofermentans DSM 14828, the sequence TACACGGAAGTGTCGACGCCGTTTATGGTCAACCGAGACTCTATGACCGGTACAGGTCAGCTTCCAAAGTTCGAAGATGACGCGTTCAGAGTCATCGAAGACAGAGATCTGTTTTTGATTCCTACAGCAGAAGTTCCGGTAACAAATCTTCACAGGGATGAAATACTTGAAGAATCCCAGCTTCCAATCTATTACACAGCATATTCACCATGCTTCAGAAAAGAAGCAGGTTCAGCAGGCAGAGACACGAGAGGGCTTATTAGAAATCATCAGTTTGATAAGGTAGAGGTAGTCAAGTTTTCCCATCCAGATACTTCCTATGAAGAACATGAAAAGCTGACGTCCGACGCTGAAAGCATTCTACAGCTGCTAAAACTTCCTTACAGGGTAGTGGAACTATGTACTGGAGATATGACCTTTTCATCTGCTAAGACCTATGATATCGAGGTATGGATGCCTAGCTACGGCAGATATGTGGAAATAAGCTCATGCTCAAATTTTGAAGATTACCAGGCACGAAGGGCTAACATAAGGTTTAGAGATGCCCAAACTGGGAAAACTCGTTTTGTGCATACTTTAAACGGCTCAGGATTGGCTGTGGGGAGAACCTTTGCGGCAATACTTGAAAACTACCAAAATGAAGACGGGAGCGTTACCATTCCGGAAGCACTAACAGGCTTCATGGGTGGCATGGAAGTTATAAAATAGTAAAATCTGGTCCCGCTTGAAAGAAATTTTATGCGGGACCAATAATAAGCAAGGATTTTTTAAAATCCTAGTTGACAACAGTTCGCTACGTTGGTATAATAACAATTGTCTCATTCCGAGAGGTACCGAAGTGGTCATAACGGGGCGGTCTTGAAAACCGTTAGGGTGAAAGCCCACGTGGGTTCGAATCCCACCCTCTCGGCCATTTTTTTATTTTTAAACAAAAAGCTATAGCTATGGAGAAGTACTCAAGTGGCTAAAGAGGTGCCCCTGCTAAGGGTATAGGCCGGGTAACCGGTGCGAGGGTTCAAATCCCTCCTTCTCCGCCATACAAAACAAAAAAACCTGCGTTCAGCGGGTTTGTTTTTTTGTGCAGAGAATCAAGGGATTTGAACCCCAAGGGGGCGAGCAGCTAAAATCAAGGTGGTAAATCCACGTTGATAGCTGCGAACTCCGAGATATTTGTTAAAATATCGAAGGAAGCATGATGAATGCGAAGCGTTCAGAGGCATCCCTCCTTCTCCGCCATTAGAATCCCAAAAATCAGCATCAAAACCATTTGGGTTTATGATTAGCCTGATTTTTTCTGCATCATACACGTAGACCTTCGCAACGATCTGCTGTATGATTTTTTTCTGACCATTTTTAGA encodes:
- the serS gene encoding serine--tRNA ligase, whose amino-acid sequence is MLDIKRIRDHKEEVNELLKRKGDYDITELLKLDDKRRKIITEVEEKKAEQNRVSKLIPQYKKEKKNVTEILTEMKHLSEEIKLMDEKLKGLEEMIKRTLLELPNLPNPDVKIGKDDSENEEIKKWGTPREFKFEAKPHWDIGTELKLLDFERAAKITGARFSMFTGVGARLERAIINFMLSVHTEDGEYTEVSTPFMVNRDSMTGTGQLPKFEDDAFRVIEDRDLFLIPTAEVPVTNLHRDEILEESQLPIYYTAYSPCFRKEAGSAGRDTRGLIRNHQFDKVEVVKFSHPDTSYEEHEKLTSDAESILQLLKLPYRVVELCTGDMTFSSAKTYDIEVWMPSYGRYVEISSCSNFEDYQARRANIRFRDAQTGKTRFVHTLNGSGLAVGRTFAAILENYQNEDGSVTIPEALTGFMGGMEVIK